Genomic DNA from Candidatus Shapirobacteria bacterium:
CCGATTCGTCGGTTATGCTATGGTGAATAATAACCGGAGCTGTGATCATATTTATATTGTCAAGTGACGATAGCTGCTTTCCATATTTTGTCGTAAGCTCTCTGGCAGAGATTATGTTCAAATCACTGTCGGCATTATGATTTTTCCCAAAATAGCTCAGGCTTAGGGGATATGACGTTACCGCCGGAGCCCACAGTGATACCCCCCTTATTCTTGCCGAAACTTCGGCCACCTGCAGGACCACATCCCCGCCCAACGAATGTCCGTAAAGAAATATGAAGTTAGAATTGGCCTCGGGTATCGACTTTACCGCCTCCACTAAATTTAATACATCAACCGCATATTGATTTCTTGCTACAAGCTGAGTTGGCACCCCCTCCGATTTATCATGACCCCTATAGTCGGGTTTCAGCACCAAAAAACCACTGTTGGCGAAATACGCTGAAGTGTTTTTATAAGAATCTATTGTCGAAAATTGTCTGGGATTTATATATCCATGGTTTACGATTACCACCGGCCACCCGCCCGCGGGGGCTATTCCTTTTGGTATATGCATCAAGCAGTATTGTTTTTGTTCTTCCGACAAATAGGAAACAGTGTATGACCGAAAACCGGTCTGTCCTGTTATTTCTTTTTCAATTTTGATTTTGCCGTCAGTATTAACTTTATCCATAAGTTTTTCTATCGCATATGAATGCCAATCGGGGTTGTCCGGGACAACGTCCGGAGTATCTCGTATCTGCCGCCAAACCATTACCCCGCCTATCAGCAAAAATAATATCACTACCACTCTTCTCATTTTTTCATTATAAAACTTTCTCAGTTAAACTGGGTTACAATACACTTATGAACATAACAAGCCAAAAAGGAATTATCCTCTGGCCGTTGATATTAGGTACAGCCGTCTTACTTGGTGCTGTCATACTGGTTCACAGCATTACAGAAACTCAAAAGTCCAAACTCGAAAGTGCTTCCACCACCCCTGTCACCCAAAACGCCTCAACATCTTCTGCCACTCCAGCGGTATCCGGGTCTCAAACAAAAGGTATAATCAGTGGCTCCCTTATTTATCCGAGTGAACAAATCCCCCAAGATTTGGGAGTTTGCGCCCAGAGAATCGATAGCCCCGAACTGGT
This window encodes:
- a CDS encoding alpha/beta fold hydrolase; protein product: MRRVVVILFLLIGGVMVWRQIRDTPDVVPDNPDWHSYAIEKLMDKVNTDGKIKIEKEITGQTGFRSYTVSYLSEEQKQYCLMHIPKGIAPAGGWPVVIVNHGYINPRQFSTIDSYKNTSAYFANSGFLVLKPDYRGHDKSEGVPTQLVARNQYAVDVLNLVEAVKSIPEANSNFIFLYGHSLGGDVVLQVAEVSARIRGVSLWAPAVTSYPLSLSYFGKNHNADSDLNIISARELTTKYGKQLSSLDNINMITAPVIIHHSITDESVPFGWGKQLNDALIRSGKKSTLYSYQRDNHNIAGHWAEALNRDVEFFRGLIFGLE